From a region of the Candidatus Rhabdochlamydia porcellionis genome:
- a CDS encoding DUF5993 family protein has protein sequence MALLFFIFMITILFIWKGYRKVGIGVTLINLIFCLFMLWHHATDILKIRI, from the coding sequence ATGGCGCTGTTATTTTTTATTTTTATGATTACAATCCTATTCATTTGGAAAGGCTATCGAAAAGTAGGGATAGGCGTAACTCTGATCAATCTTATTTTTTGCCTCTTTATGCTATGGCACCATGCAACAGACATTCTTAAAATTCGGATTTGA
- a CDS encoding disulfide bond formation protein B, whose protein sequence is MYKLERNLNTIWAFVICGVLLGGYSVQFLKHELPCPLCLLQRLSMIGVAMGPLLNLRFGVYPAHYAVSILSALFGGFVSLRQISLHVCPGFSSFGEPVLGLELYTWALVVFACSIFVSAIMLFLYTISPQHIQKTQMNTFENMAFWLVLFMTAANVITTLQECGPSACTG, encoded by the coding sequence ATGTATAAATTGGAACGCAATTTGAATACCATTTGGGCATTTGTGATTTGCGGAGTGCTTTTAGGTGGCTATTCTGTGCAATTTCTCAAACATGAACTACCTTGTCCTCTTTGTTTACTACAACGTTTAAGTATGATCGGAGTAGCTATGGGTCCTTTACTAAACTTACGCTTTGGTGTTTACCCAGCTCATTATGCTGTTTCGATTTTAAGCGCCCTTTTTGGAGGATTTGTTTCTTTAAGACAGATATCCCTTCACGTTTGTCCTGGGTTTTCTTCATTTGGAGAACCTGTTCTTGGCTTAGAGCTATATACTTGGGCTTTAGTTGTCTTTGCTTGTTCTATTTTTGTATCTGCAATTATGCTTTTCCTTTACACAATATCTCCTCAGCATATACAAAAAACGCAAATGAACACATTTGAAAATATGGCTTTTTGGCTTGTATTGTTTATGACTGCAGCAAATGTTATTACGACTCTTCAAGAATGTGGCCCTAGCGCTTGTACAGGCTAA